CCCATTTCGATATGGCGCACGATATTTTCCAGCACCACGATGGCATCATCGACCACCAGGCCCACGGCCAGGGTAATGCCCAGCAGCGACACGTTGTCCAGGCTGTAGCCAAACCAGTACAGCAGCGACAGTGCGCCCAGCAGCGAGATGGGCATGGTCACGGCCGGGATGAAGGTGGCGGCGGCGCGGTGCAGGAACAGAAAAATGACCAGCACCACCAGCACCACGGTAAAGGCCAGCGTCAGGTTGACGTCGTGGATCGATTCGCGGATCGAGACCGAGCGGTCGTTGACCAGGTTGATCTTGATCGAGGCCGGCACCTGGGCCTGGAACCGGGGCAGCAGTTCGCGCACCGCGTCCACCACCTGCACCGTATTGGCATTGGGCTGGCGCTGCACCAGCAGCACAATCGAGCGCTCGCCATTGTAGCTGCCGGCCGCCTTGACCGACTGGTAGCTGTCTTCTACCTGCGCCACGTCGCGCAGCCGCACCGGTTCGCCGTTGCGGGTGGCGACGATCAGTTCCTGGAACTCGGCCGCGTTCATGAGCTGGGGATTGCCTTCGATGGTCAGGGTCTGGCTGGGACCATCGATGACTCCCAGCGGCGCATTCGAATTGGCCGATCGTAGCGCCTGCGCCAGTTCGTCCATGGTCAGGTCGCGCGCCTTCATGCGCTCGGCGCTGGCGCGCACCCGCACCGCAAAGCGCTTCTGGCCATTGACCGTCACCTGGGCCACCCCGGGCAGCGTGGACAGGCTGGGCGCGATCAGGTTTTCCGCGTAGTCGTTCAGTTCCGACAGATCCATCGACGGCGAGGTCATGGCCATGAACAGCACCGGCGCGTCGGCCGGGTTGACCTTGCGGTAGGACGGCAGTTCCGTCATTTCCTGCGGCAGCGCGCGCTGGGCCCCGAGCAGTGCCGCCTGGACGTCGATGGCAGCCTCGTTGACGTCAATGCTCTCGTTGAACTCCAGCGTCAGCGAGGTCGATCCCTGGGTGCTGGTGGACGTGATGACGTTGATGCCGGCGATGGTGGAAAACTGCTTTTCCAGCGGCAGCGCGACCGACGACGCCATGGTCTCGGGGCTCGCGCCTGACAGGTTGGCCTGGACGTTGATGACCGGCGTGTTGTAGCTCGGCAGGGCCGCCACCGGAATCTGCAGGTAGGACAGCACGCCGACCAGCACCAGGCTGATCGACAGCAGGATCACCATCACCGGGCGCCGGATGCACAGTTCTGACAGGTTCATGGCGTTTCCCTGGACGGTGCGGGTGCCTGGGCCAGGCGTACCTTGCCGCCCGGCCGCAGGTTTTGCTTGCCCTCGGTGATCACCTGCTCATTGCCGTTCAGGCCAGTGACCACGGCATCGGTGCCGGCCACGTGTACGCGGCTGACAGGCTTGGACAGCGCGGCGCCGTCGGCCACCACGTACACCGAGGTACCGCGGGTATTGGTGATGATGGCCGACTGCGGAATCACGACCGCATCCCTGAGCGTGCGCAGCGTGACGCGCACGGTGGCGTACTGCCCCGGCCACAGGCGTTCCTCGCCATTGTCGAACAGCGCCTTGACGCGGATGGTGCCGGCCTGCGGGTCGACGGTATTGTCGATGAAACTGAGCTTGCCCAGCACCGGCTGGGCGGTCTCGCCCACGCTGGCCTGCACCGGTACCTGGCCCTGGCGCTGCGCCGCCAGCAGGTCGGCCAGTGCCGACTCGGGCAGCGTAAACGCCACATTGACCGGGTCGAGCTGGGTGACGGTGGTCAGCAGCGTGGCAGGCTGCACCAGGCTGCCGGGATGGACATCGATGGCGCCCACCCGCCCGGCCATGGGCGCGCGGATGGTGCCGTAGCTGGCGGCCACGCGCTCGGCCGCCAGGGCGGCGCTGCCGGCCCCCAGGGCCGCACGGGCTGCCTCGACCTGGCTGCGCAGGGTGTCGAGCGCACTCCTGGCAATGAATTTTTGCTCGAACAGTTCTTCGCTGCGCTGGTACTGGCGCTCCAGGTCGGCCAGGGCCGCCCGCTCGCGCGCAATCTGGGCCCGGGCCTTGTCCACATTGGCTTCCTGGCTGCGGTCGTCCAGCGAAAACATGAGCTGCCCCGCTTTCACATACTGGCCTTCCTTGATGTGGACCTTGCGGATGGTGCTGGTGGTTTGCGGATGCAGCGCCACGCTTTGCACCGGCGCCACGGTACCACTGGCTGACAGCACCACCGGCACGTCGCGCCGCGCCGGCGACACCACGTTGACCACGGTCGGCGGCTGACCTTCCCTGCCGCCTTTTGCCGCCTGCGGGGCCGCCGTTTTTGCGCCCGGCCAGTACCAGAATGCAGCGGCGGCGGCCAGCGCCAGGACGATGAGGATGACGATTTTCTTGTTTTTCATGGTGTCGTGCGGCCGCTGACGGCGGCCTTTCAGTGATGCGTTGTTGTGGTAATTCCCCGGGCCGCCGGCGCGCAGCGCCTACTTGCCCGCGTAGTACTCGGGCAGCACGAGCGTGACTTCCAGCCCGCCCGCGGGATGGTTGGCCAGCGACAGGGTGCCGCCATGCTGTTCAGCGATATTACGGGCGATGGTCAAGCCCAGTCCAGTGCCGCCGGACTCGCGCGAGCGCGAGGTCTCGATGCGGTAGAACGGCTCGAATACGCGCCCCAGTTCGGACGGATCGATGCCGGGACCGTTGTCGCGGATCCGGATGCGGGTGGCGCCGCCGCTGCTCTCGACCGAAATGACGGCTTGCTGCCCATACTTGACGGCATTGTCGATCAGGTTGACCAGGCAGCGGCGCAAGGCCAGCGGGCGCCCCATCAGCGCGCGTTTGGCGCTGCCGCGCACTTCCACCTGCTGGCCGGCGTCGGTGGCGTCGCAGCACACGCTGCCCAGCAGCGAGTCCAGGTCGAGCGCCTGCATAGTTTCGGTACTGTCCATGCTGCGCGCCAGGTCCAGCCCTTCGCGCACCATCTGCTGCATGGCCGACAGGTCGCCGATCAGGCGCTGCTGCAATTCATCGTCGCTGACCTTTTCCAGCCGCAGGCGCATGCGCGTGAGCGGGGTCTGCAGATCGTGCGTGATGGCGGCCAGCATCTGGGTGCGCTGGAAAATATGCTGGCGAATCCGCGCCTGCATGGCGTTGAAGGCGGCGCTGGCCTGGCGGATCTCGCTGGCGCCGGCCAGCCGCAGCGGTGGGTGGTTGATGTCGTTGCCCAGGTCCTTGGCCGCCTGGGCCAGCTGCTTGAGCGGACGGGTCGTCATGCGCGCCACCACATAGGCCAGTACCGTGATACAGATGAGGAACATGGCCAGGATCATGCGATAGTCGGACAGTTCGGCCAGCACCGAGCCGGCCGGTGGCAGGATCTGCAGGCGCAGCAGTTCGCCGTCGCGCATGCGCACGTTGATGCTTTCGCACACGCCCGGCCACACGCGCAGGCTGGGGCCGAACATGCTGTGCTGGATGCGCGGGACGGAACAGGCCGCTGGCCGGATCGCCAGCGTCTGCAGCTTGTATTCACGGCCGATGCGGGCGGCGAGCTTGCGTGTAAAGTCGGACGGCGTCGCCGCAATCGCAGCCTGGTCCGGCGCTTCCTCGAGCCGGATACCGGGACGGTTGGCCGAGAGCAGGTAGGCCGCGCGGGCCGAGGCCGGCACGATCTCGGCCGAGTAGATCAGCTGTTCGGAGCGCTCGAGCGCCTGGTTGTCGCGGTAATCGCGGAAAATCTGGTAATGCTGGTCTTCCACCAGCAGCTGGGTGAGGATGGCGGAAATGACGGTGCCGAGCAGGAGCGTGAGAAAAACCCGCCCCGTCATGGAACTGAAAAAAGCCTTCACGCGGGCGGCTCCACCGTCACCTGGCCGGCCAGGACGTAGCCGCCGTTGCGCACGGTCTTGATGATCTGCGGCAAACGCGCATCTTCGCCCAGCTTCTGGCGCAGGCGGCTGATCTGGATGTCGACCGACCGGTCGAAGGGATCGGCGTCGCGCCCCTGGGTCAGATTGAGCAGCTGGTCGCGGTTGAGCACGCGGTTGGGGTGCTCCAGGAATACACGCAGCAGGCGAAATTCCGCGCCGGACAGCATGATGA
This region of Massilia sp. PAMC28688 genomic DNA includes:
- a CDS encoding efflux RND transporter periplasmic adaptor subunit, producing MKNKKIVILIVLALAAAAAFWYWPGAKTAAPQAAKGGREGQPPTVVNVVSPARRDVPVVLSASGTVAPVQSVALHPQTTSTIRKVHIKEGQYVKAGQLMFSLDDRSQEANVDKARAQIARERAALADLERQYQRSEELFEQKFIARSALDTLRSQVEAARAALGAGSAALAAERVAASYGTIRAPMAGRVGAIDVHPGSLVQPATLLTTVTQLDPVNVAFTLPESALADLLAAQRQGQVPVQASVGETAQPVLGKLSFIDNTVDPQAGTIRVKALFDNGEERLWPGQYATVRVTLRTLRDAVVIPQSAIITNTRGTSVYVVADGAALSKPVSRVHVAGTDAVVTGLNGNEQVITEGKQNLRPGGKVRLAQAPAPSRETP
- a CDS encoding ATP-binding protein, which gives rise to MKAFFSSMTGRVFLTLLLGTVISAILTQLLVEDQHYQIFRDYRDNQALERSEQLIYSAEIVPASARAAYLLSANRPGIRLEEAPDQAAIAATPSDFTRKLAARIGREYKLQTLAIRPAACSVPRIQHSMFGPSLRVWPGVCESINVRMRDGELLRLQILPPAGSVLAELSDYRMILAMFLICITVLAYVVARMTTRPLKQLAQAAKDLGNDINHPPLRLAGASEIRQASAAFNAMQARIRQHIFQRTQMLAAITHDLQTPLTRMRLRLEKVSDDELQQRLIGDLSAMQQMVREGLDLARSMDSTETMQALDLDSLLGSVCCDATDAGQQVEVRGSAKRALMGRPLALRRCLVNLIDNAVKYGQQAVISVESSGGATRIRIRDNGPGIDPSELGRVFEPFYRIETSRSRESGGTGLGLTIARNIAEQHGGTLSLANHPAGGLEVTLVLPEYYAGK